The Prunus persica cultivar Lovell chromosome G8, Prunus_persica_NCBIv2, whole genome shotgun sequence genome includes a region encoding these proteins:
- the LOC109950832 gene encoding uncharacterized protein LOC109950832 produces MVLKDVRLVKGMEQQAPLVPMNPVVKPWPFRGWAMDLIGKIYPASSKQYCFIIVATYYFTKWVEAKPVKSTTSQEIIAFIEEQIIQRFGIPESITTDKGSFFISGEMLDVAKAFKCKLLQSTPYYAQANGQAESSNKVIVNIIRKMLEKNPKQWHEKLSETL; encoded by the coding sequence ATGGTTCTAAAGGATGTGAGGCTTGTCAAAGGCATGGAGCAGCAGGCTCCGTTAGTTCCCATGAATCCAGTGGTTAAGCCATGGCCATTCAGaggatgggcaatggatctcattggcaaaATCTATCCAGCTAGTAGCAAACAATATTGTTTCATCATTGTAGCTACATactatttcaccaaatgggtggaAGCCAAACCTGTTAAATCTACTACATCTCAGGAGATCATCGCCTTCATAGAAGAACAGATTATACAAAGGTTTGGTATCCCAGAGTCAATCACAACTGACAAGGGATCCTTTTTCATATCTGGAGAAATGCTAGATGTGGCAAAAGCATTCAAGTGCAAATTACTTCAATCCACTCCTTAttatgctcaagctaatggacaggcagaatcaagtaacaaggtgataGTCAACATTATCAGGAAAATgcttgagaaaaatccaaagcaaTGGCATGAGAAATTATCAGAAACTCTCTAG